A window from Pseudomonas sp. Tri1 encodes these proteins:
- a CDS encoding amino acid ABC transporter ATP-binding protein — protein sequence MAHKSEELIIEALDVHKSFGELQILKGISLQVRRGEVVVLIGASGSGKTTFIRCINLLEDIQGGRIRVNGRAMGYRERADGSLVRDSERNIARQRRDIGMVFQRFNLFPHMTALENIIEAPIQVLGIPRAAALEQARKLLERVGLADKANHYPSMLSGGQQQRVAIARALAMKPQAMLFDEPTSALDPETVGEVLQVMKALAEEGMTMVVVTHEMGFAREVADRVVVLDQGELIEQGPPEQIFSHPTHPRTRAFLSRVL from the coding sequence ATGGCGCACAAAAGCGAAGAGCTGATCATCGAGGCCCTGGATGTGCACAAGTCTTTTGGCGAGCTGCAGATCCTCAAGGGTATATCCCTGCAAGTACGGCGTGGCGAAGTGGTGGTGCTGATTGGCGCTTCCGGTTCGGGCAAGACCACCTTTATCCGCTGCATCAATCTGCTGGAAGACATCCAGGGCGGGCGCATCCGCGTCAATGGCCGGGCCATGGGGTATCGCGAGCGGGCTGACGGTAGCCTGGTGCGCGATTCGGAGCGCAACATCGCCCGCCAGCGCCGGGACATCGGCATGGTGTTTCAGCGCTTCAACCTGTTCCCCCACATGACGGCCCTGGAAAACATCATCGAGGCGCCGATCCAGGTGCTCGGCATACCTCGCGCCGCAGCGCTGGAACAGGCTCGCAAGCTGTTGGAGCGGGTCGGCCTGGCGGACAAGGCCAACCACTACCCCTCGATGCTCTCCGGCGGGCAACAACAGCGGGTGGCGATAGCCCGCGCCCTGGCGATGAAACCCCAGGCCATGTTGTTCGACGAGCCCACCAGCGCTCTCGATCCGGAAACCGTTGGCGAGGTGCTGCAAGTGATGAAAGCGTTGGCAGAGGAGGGCATGACCATGGTCGTAGTCACCCATGAAATGGGTTTTGCCCGCGAAGTGGCAGACCGTGTGGTGGTGCTGGACCAGGGTGAGCTCATCGAGCAAGGCCCGCCGGAGCAGATCTTCAGTCACCCCACGCACCCTCGAACCCGGGCTTTTCTCAGCCGCGTGTTATGA